A stretch of DNA from Mycolicibacterium celeriflavum:
CCGAGGCCATGATCGGCCGGTCGGCCCGCCCGTCGTAGCGCAGGAGCAGTTCCCGCAACCCACCGGCCGCCATCGCCAGCAGAAGGTCGTTGAACGTCACGCCGAGGTGTTTGGCCGTCTCCTTGACGTCGGCAAGGGACAGGGAGGCAGTGGCGAATGTGCGGGCAGGCGACACCACATGGTTGAGGAATGTGGGCGGTGTCTTGAACATCTTGGCCAGATCGGGAGACGCGCTCTGTCCCCGGAACCGCCGTCGCAAGCGATTGACGCCCTGGCCCGCGTCGACGAGAAGGCGCGGCAACGCCGCGACATGGCGGGCGTTGTCGCGGCCCGCCTCCCACAGCAACTGCCTTCTTGTCGGCGGATCGCATGTCGCGTAGTCCTCGCGCTCGTCCTGCGTACCATCAGCCAGATCCATCAGCCGCGCAAGCAGATTCGCCGAGGCGACCCCGTCGGCCAGCGTGTGGTGCACTTTGCCGATGAGCGCGAAGCGGTCGTCCGCCATTCCCTCGGCGAAGTGGAACTCCCACAGCGGGTGGGTGCGGTCGAGCGGTGTGCTGGCGATCCGTCCGATCACCTCGTCGAGCTCGCGGCGGCCGCCCGGGCTCGGCACCTGGACACGGCGCAGGTGATAGTCGAGGTCGACCGGGCAGTCCTCGAGCCACATCGGATGATGCAGCTTCCACGGGATGTCGACGAGTCGGTACCGCAACGGGTCGAGCAGGTGCAGCCGTCGGGCGATGGTGCGTCGGAACACGTCGAACGTGAACTCGCCGTCGAAGTCGGCGGCGTTGACGATCGCCACCTTCAACGTGTGCGTGTGCAGGTTGGGCGTCTCGCTGTAGAGCAGCATGGCGTCCATGCCGTTGAGTCGCTTCACATCCAACCCCCTGCGGACCGTCGGCCCCGAAGGCTCTATCGAACCATCGGACCGCCCGAGATCGGGGGCTTTCGGCTAACTGATCGCCGCCAGTGCCGCCCGCGTGTCGAGGTCGATGAACGCCGCGGCGTACCGCTGTGCCAACGCGAGGCAGATGTCCGCGTTCTGCCAGGCGTCGCCGCCGGACAGGGTCGCCATCCAGATGGCAAGCCCGTGCGCGACCGAAGCGCGGTACCGTAGCCAAATCTCCTCTGCCGATGGAAGTTCGGCCGCGGGTAGGGTCAGCGTCGCGCGGTATTCGTCGAGCAGATCGCGCTCGCAGCGCCCGCGGTCCTC
This window harbors:
- a CDS encoding WS/DGAT/MGAT family O-acyltransferase, translating into MKRLNGMDAMLLYSETPNLHTHTLKVAIVNAADFDGEFTFDVFRRTIARRLHLLDPLRYRLVDIPWKLHHPMWLEDCPVDLDYHLRRVQVPSPGGRRELDEVIGRIASTPLDRTHPLWEFHFAEGMADDRFALIGKVHHTLADGVASANLLARLMDLADGTQDEREDYATCDPPTRRQLLWEAGRDNARHVAALPRLLVDAGQGVNRLRRRFRGQSASPDLAKMFKTPPTFLNHVVSPARTFATASLSLADVKETAKHLGVTFNDLLLAMAAGGLRELLLRYDGRADRPIMASVPVSTDRSPDRITGNEIGGLSVSLPVHIDDPLERVRLTSFATSRAKEVYELLGPTLQARMMDYLPPPLAPALFRWQARRASHNPLMNVAISSVPGPRRHGQVGGAQVSEIYSVGVLSPGSAFNMTVWSYVDQVDISVLSDDQTFDDVHEATDAMIHGLAEIRDAAGLPALSTVDTAMAPATAATT